The sequence TGAAATCTATTTATTCAAATTCTTCATCATGCTTTCAACAAACTCAAAAGCAGCCGGGCAAATGACCGTATTTTTTATCATTAAATCATTAATCTGATAGATTTTCTTTCGGTCTGTATGTGGATATTCTCTGCACGCTTTCGGACGAACTTCGTAGATTGAGCAGGTATTATCTTCATTTAGAAAATAGCAAGGTAGGTTTTGGAGAACTTTGTCATTATCTTCATCAACACGTAGAAATTTACTTTCAAAATCTGCCTGCTTCATGCGAAGATGTTTGGAAATCCTTTCGATATCTTTCTCCGTATAAAGTGGTCCGGTCGTTTTACAGCAATTGGCACACTGAAGACAGTCTATTTTTTCAAAAACTTCTTCATGTATTTCCTGAACAATGTAATCAAGATTTTTAGGAGGCTTTTTTTTCAAACCTTCTAAGAATTTTTTATGCTCTTTCTGCTTTTCTAAAGCCTGTTTTTTGTATAATTCTAAATTCATTATGATTTCTCCGCCTCAAAAACCGGAAGTTCTACTTTCTGATATTCATTTATTTTATCAAGATCCAGAACCGTTGAATCCTTCTCTTCGTCAGGATAATACATTGGAGAAAATTTTGCTCCGTAGATAATCTCCCTCGACACATACGATGCTCTCTGAACAACCGTATTTGAAAACACTTCATCAAACGCTCGTACATGTACGATGATTTCAATATTTGTATTTTTAAAATCATCAGCAGAAAATCCGGCAAATGGAGAATTCTCATCAATTTTATGCACTATCGTCCAGTTCAGAGATAAAGTATTGATTTTACTTAAATGAGTTTCGAGTCGGTAGAAATTACTTTTCGTCGTTCCATCTTCATTAATCTCAATGGCTGTCGAAAGGGTAACATCAGCATCTGTCAAAGCATTATTTTTATAAGGAGCCAACCTGAACATCAACGCTGTAACATCCTGAAAAGGAGCAATCACCGCAATATCTGAAAACCTTAGATAAGCTCTGGGTCTTGAAAATCTTCCGTAAAACAAACCTGTTGCAATGGCAAAGGTAAGCAATCCTAAAAACGCCTCAAAAGTAGCAACCAAACTTGCCAAAAATCCTATCGGAGCAATTCTGCCGTAACCAACCGTAGTAAAAGTTTGTGAACTAAAGAAAAACACATCAATAAATTCATCTAAAGGATTGCTCTTATCTATTCCGGTAAGATGCTCTACACCAATCAGGTAGTAAATACACGCAAAAACCAGATTGATCAGAATATACATCATCACCAAATAGGTTATGAATCGAAATGACGATAAATTCAGCATCGTATGATACCAACTCAGCCTGTTGAAGACGTTAACCCCTCTTCTTCTTACATTAGGAAGCCCGTCTTTATTGATAAATCTTCCCGAAGCCCGACTTCCAAAGCCACTGTTTTCAGCGTTTTCCTGTTTGATTCTTTTTCTGAAACCTTTTGCCATATTTAGTAAATCATTTGTGTGGTTTTTATTTTTAACTTTAAAAAAGATAAAAGAATTTACAAAGATAAAATATTGTTTTTATGAATCTTATCAAGCGTACGATCTTCTTTAAGATTTAGAATTAAACTAAATTTGATGTATAATTTTTAGTTCCAATTAAATACATCTGAAATGAAAAATTTAGAATCGAGAGAAGATATAGAGTTGCTTGTTAATTCATTTTACGATAAAGTGGTAAAGGATGAAACGATCGGTTTCTTCTTTAAAGACATTGTAAAAGTTGATTTTCAAAAGCATTTACCAAAAATGTATTCTTTCTGGGAAACTATTTTGTTCGGACAAATGAGCTATAAAGGAAATCCGATGGCAGTACATTTCCCGATCAACCAATTGGAAGCAATGGAAAAGCATCATTTTGCACAATGGTTAAAACTGTGGAAACAAACTATTGAAGAAAATTTCACAGGTCAAAATGCTGATATGGCAATTACAAAGTCAGAAAACATCGCCAATCTGATGGCTTACAAAATGGAAGTGGCGAGAAAACTTTAAGCGTTTCTGAATTCGGGTTAAAAATTAAGGTACGATTACCGTAAAGATATAGGCTGCTAAATTCACTAAAAGAACTGTTCCGTATAAGACATTTGTTTTCCCCCTGCTTAAGGACAACATCACGATAAATACGGATAGGGTTAGAAGAATAATATCTTTCTTATCAAGCCCCAAAACCAAAGGAATATCATACATAATACTCAC comes from Chryseobacterium sp. 3008163 and encodes:
- a CDS encoding YkgJ family cysteine cluster protein, with product MNLELYKKQALEKQKEHKKFLEGLKKKPPKNLDYIVQEIHEEVFEKIDCLQCANCCKTTGPLYTEKDIERISKHLRMKQADFESKFLRVDEDNDKVLQNLPCYFLNEDNTCSIYEVRPKACREYPHTDRKKIYQINDLMIKNTVICPAAFEFVESMMKNLNK
- a CDS encoding ion channel encodes the protein MAKGFRKRIKQENAENSGFGSRASGRFINKDGLPNVRRRGVNVFNRLSWYHTMLNLSSFRFITYLVMMYILINLVFACIYYLIGVEHLTGIDKSNPLDEFIDVFFFSSQTFTTVGYGRIAPIGFLASLVATFEAFLGLLTFAIATGLFYGRFSRPRAYLRFSDIAVIAPFQDVTALMFRLAPYKNNALTDADVTLSTAIEINEDGTTKSNFYRLETHLSKINTLSLNWTIVHKIDENSPFAGFSADDFKNTNIEIIVHVRAFDEVFSNTVVQRASYVSREIIYGAKFSPMYYPDEEKDSTVLDLDKINEYQKVELPVFEAEKS
- a CDS encoding group III truncated hemoglobin, yielding MKNLESREDIELLVNSFYDKVVKDETIGFFFKDIVKVDFQKHLPKMYSFWETILFGQMSYKGNPMAVHFPINQLEAMEKHHFAQWLKLWKQTIEENFTGQNADMAITKSENIANLMAYKMEVARKL